Proteins encoded together in one Drosophila albomicans strain 15112-1751.03 chromosome 2R, ASM965048v2, whole genome shotgun sequence window:
- the LOC117576739 gene encoding aminopeptidase N-like: MKGSGIGMRLLAVAVISLTLIATSDCAGYRLSNNVWPSFYNLTINIQGDTTNPGSTFDGEVAITLQTNQSNLQEITLHKDALDISSCSLYNQNGLLQQSVATTSLIFDQETQQLTVPLSQALTANVNYTLHFQFTGTVRTDLVGLFSASYVEPESGKTKWVLLTQMQRINARLVFPCFDEPALKAQFEVHIGRPNGFNSISNTRLKATTSDAANNRYVDHFEVTPLMSTYLLAFVISEYSRVQGDTELALYSRPEYINKTTFSYKVGQQALAAYNEIFQLPYQQLGNDVLQFTSSPRFPHNGMENWGLIIYSDAVLVQDAGYTDGLKDLEFTTRIVVHEVSHMWFGDSVTFSWWSYFWLNEAFARYYEYFMTHQLSPEYQLDQQFVVRQLQLILRTDAVASTQPMTSLEANVQTPAQIANKFSSIAYAKGASIVRMWRNIMGGENFEKSINSYLKEYHLNSTKPSDLFTHLKENWPAQPAVDLDEFFTDFTEQEGYPMITVNFTEENHRAVLRQKRFLSNPGDGSNATILYTIPITFATNLKPNFQNMTPGIYFRKNITQVQLNSQNALDWIILNVQQSNYYRVLYDTPILNNIQLALTQSDHSSIAVENRAQLIDDLFNFAYAKMLDYAEVFQFIEYMSKEVHYIPWYAAYTGMERVAKRLTPHQLTNFEKYLKDITAAVYAKLTVNSRDYDVPLDVYNREMQVSWRCKYQNTACNNDVKISFEGNVEQPSPDYRETFYCAAARTTGYTRVLELYQKETNSAERDLLWKAASCTREYRNHYTTQILGNSTTVAQKTTGLAQMYEQNPNLISAIFSMITEDIQLLYAALGSWSTTAEVLSDLADYFTTTEQEQQFSEFIDKNSALFGDSALTLKTAQSTVSTNLQWADQRLGKLVNFLASRNSAAGLTIATTLLMLMSTLISLLLK, translated from the exons ATGAAAGGTTCTGGCATCGGAATGCGGCTGCTGGCCGTTGCTGTCATATCACTGACTCTGATAGCCACTTCGGACTGTGCCGGTTATCGTCTCAGCAACAACGTATGGCCATCGTTCTACAACTTAACCATTAATATACAAGGCGATACCACAAATCCGGGCAGCACATTCGATGGAGAAGTCGCAATAACTTTGCAGACAAATCAGAGCAACTTACAGGAAATTACACTCCACAAAGATGCGCTAGACATCTCAAGCTGTTCGCTCTATAACCAGAATGGTCTCTTACAACAGAGTGTGGCAACGACTTCCCTGATATTTGACCAAGAGACACAACAGCTGACAGTGCCGCTGTCTCAGGCGCTGACTGCGAACGTGAACTACACGTTGCACTTTCAGTTCACAGGGACTGTAAGAACTGATTTGGTTGGCTTATTCTCGGCCAGCTATGTGGAGCCAGAGAGTGGCAAGACCAAATGGGTTCTGCTGACTCAGATGCAGCGCATCAATGCCCGGCTTGTGTTTCCCTGCTTCGATGAGCCAGCCCTTAAGGCACAGTTTGAAGTACACATTGGGCGACCAAATGGCTTCAACTCGATCAGCAACACTCGattgaaagcaacaacaagcgatGCAGC taATAATCGCTATGTGGATCACTTTGAAGTGACGCCTTTGATGTCGACCTATCTCTTGGCATTTGTTATCTCCGAGTATTCCCGAGTACAGGGAGACACAGAGTTGGCTCTATATTCACGGCCAGAGTATATTAACAAGACAACATTCAGTTACAAGGTTGGACAACAAGCGCTGGCCGCCTACAATGAGATATTCCAACTGCCATACCAACAACTGGGAAATGATGTACTGCAATTCACGAGCTCGCCACGTTTTCCCCACAACGGTATGGAGAACTGGGGTCTTATCATTTACAG CGATGCTGTGCTGGTGCAGGATGCTGGCTATACTGACGGCCTCAAGGATCTGGAGTTCACCACTCGCATAGTTGTGCATGAGGTGTCCCATATGTGGTTTGGCGACAGTGTCACCTTCTCTTGGTGGAGCTACTTTTGGCTCAACGAAGCCTTTGCCCGTTACTACGAGTACTTCATGACCCACCAGCTGAGTCCAGAGTATCAGTTGGATCAACAGTTCGTTGTGCGACAACTGCAGTTAATCTTACGCACAGATGCAGTGGCCAGCACACAACCCATGACCAGTCTGGAGGCAAATGTGCAAACTCCTGCTCAGATTGCCAACAAGTTCAGCAGCATCGCTTATGCCAAAGGCGCTAGCATCGTTCGCATGTGGCGGAATATTATGGGAGGCGAAAACTTTGAGAAGTCCATCAACAGCTATCTAAAAGAATA CCACTTGAATTCTACCAAGCCCAGCGATTTGTTTACTCATCTTAAGGAAAATTGGCCAGCTCAGCCTGCAGTGGATTTGGATGAGTTCTTTACCGACTTCACGGAACAGGAAGGTTATCCCATGATCACAGTGAACTTCACCGAGGAGAATCACCGAGCTGTGCTAAGGCAGAAACGCTTCTTATCCAATCCTGGAGATGGCAGCAATGCCACCATTCTCTACACTATTCCGATAACATTTGCAACGAATTTGAAGCCCAACTTCCAAAACATGACGCCTGGCATTTATTTCAGAAAGAATATAACTCAGGTTCAATTGAATTCCCAGAATGCACTCGACTGGATCATACTAAATGTCCAGCAATCCAATTACTATCGTGTGCTCTACGACACTCCGATTTTGAACAACATTCAACTGGCTTTGACTCAGTCTGATCACAGTTCCATTGCCGTTGAGAATCGTGCCCAGCTCATCGATGATCTTTTTAACTTTGCCTATGCCAAAATGTTGGATTACGCCGAGGTCTTCCAGTTTATTGAGTATATGAGCAAGGAAGTCCATTACATTCCCTGGTATGCGGCCTACACTGGCATGGAGCGTGTGGCAAAGCGTTTAACGCCACATCAGCTGACAAATTTCGAGAAATATCTGAAGGACATTACAGCGGCGGTCTACGCAAAGCTAACTGTCAATTCAAGGGACTACGATGTTCCGCTGGATGTGTACAACCGAGAGATGCAAGTGTCCTGGCGGtgcaaatatcaaaataccGCTTGCAACAACGATGTGAAGATCAGCTTTGAGGGGAACGTGGAACAACCATCGCCAGACTATCGTGAAACCTTCTATTGTGCAGCTGCTCGCACTACGGGCTATACTCGAGTGCTGGAGTTGTACCAGAAGGAAACAAATAGTGCTGAGAGGGATCTGCTTTGGAAAGCGGCCAGCTGCACGAGGGAATATCGCAATCACTACACGACACAGATACTGGGCAACTCGACAACAGTGGCTCAAAAGACAACAGGTTTGGCGCAGATGTATGAACAGAATCCCAATTTGATCAGTGCCATATTCTCAATGATCACTGAGGATATTCAGCTGTTGTATGCAGC TTTGGGCAGCTGGTCAACCACAGCTGAAGTGCTGAGCGATTTGGCCGATTACTTTACAACGacagagcaagagcaacaattCTCCGAATTCATAGACAAAAACTCGGCGCTATTTGGTGATTCGGCCTTAACATTGAAGACAGCTCAGAGCACGGTGAGCACAAATCTGCAATGGGCAGATCAGCGTTTGGGTAAATTAGTCAATTTTTTGGCATCAAGAAATAGCGCCGCTGGACTCACGATAGCCACAACTTTGCTAATGCTGATGTCGACTTTAATAAGTTTATTGTTGAAGTAG